GATTATGGAGACGACCGCAAGCGTTATGAGTACGAAGAGCGTGAGCTTGAGGGAGTTGAAGAAGGCCCATATCTTCTGTCCGAGCGCCTGGAAGGCCCCCCTCGAGGCCGCTTCTCTGGCGGTCTCGTCGATCTTGTCACCCATATATGATCATTTCCCTTCGATCTCCTTGAGGAAGTCGGCGGCCGCCTTGCCGACCTGGCTGTCCGGGTCGAGGCTCAGGGCCTTCTCCCACGCCGACCTCGCCTCCTCGATGTTGCCCACGCCGTAGGCGAGCACGAACCCCTTGGTGAGCCAGATACGCTGGTAGCTCGGGTCTCTCTTGATCCCCTCCTCCACGTACTTGAGGGCCTCGGGAGAGTTGCCCAGATAGTGGTTGGCGAGCCCCAGGTCGTTGTACGAGTCCACGTCGTCGGGGTTTACCTCTATGGCCCTCTTGTAGTAGGCGGCGGCCTCGCCGAAGCGGCGCAGCCCGAAGTAGGCGTCGCCGAGCCTGGACAGCGCCTCGGCGTCGCGCGGGTTCTCGGCGAGCCTCGCCTTCAACCGCCTGATCTC
This genomic interval from Deltaproteobacteria bacterium contains the following:
- a CDS encoding tetratricopeptide repeat protein yields the protein MKSKEILIFLLLLVVVGLAGFYVGTRTSGDGAESDYVSSGVSDEPVEIRRLKARLAENPRDAEALSRLGDAYFGLRRFGEAAAYYKRAIEVNPDDVDSYNDLGLANHYLGNSPEALKYVEEGIKRDPSYQRIWLTKGFVLAYGVGNIEEARSAWEKALSLDPDSQVGKAAADFLKEIEGK